Proteins from one Desmodus rotundus isolate HL8 chromosome 9, HLdesRot8A.1, whole genome shotgun sequence genomic window:
- the EFCAB3 gene encoding EF-hand calcium-binding domain-containing protein 3, which yields MEVSDIKSKFKLNPLEKVPSSHGKRDKELPGSLSPPLRHKKRKLKPSQMRAFQEAYNFFNRDKTGSIDLQGLMCTLAKLGMSLNKHDVCNELNYADIDRDGKVNFSDFIKVLTDKNRFLKAVVPEKVRCLDLAGNPGILLFEILSKLVETSALPKKALKEIVRYFRRKFQETTSGILWSPYPVGYGKRRFKPDVCTPLSSSMTAFANAAQIAITKEKDLFKYLEELKRCNPPADNPYAKVPIFPLFPNEDGVVMGKPFKDIQKLEMLRRKEPLNFFENYFFHKRDWKIQAAKVKPVDSASGYPADILTIAQILKRKQNWTVTDAAAIKPHVKRAIDTYNLGTALEHRKEMLNLWQKIRGDLIGIDTKNESFYDTFSTYTWSWNVCQELLSPKDLRLYDACVNRNSFHNSSFSSSSDISECDTEAGRKRKWKGFKGFQQ from the exons ATGGAAGTTTCTGATATTAAGTCAAAATTTAAGCTGAATCCTCTAGAAAAAGTACCCAGCTCCCATGGCAAGAG GGATAAAGAGTTACCAGGATCTCTCTCACCCCCATTAAGGCACAAAAAAAGGAAGTTGAAGCCTTCACAAATGCGAG CCTTCCAGGAAGCCTACAACTTCTTCAACAGGGACAAAACTGGCTCTATTGACTTGCAGGGATTGATGTGCACTTTAGCTAAGCTGGGAATGAGTCTAAACAAGCATGATGTTTGTAATGAATTAAATTATGCTGATATCGATC GAGATGGGAAAGTGAATTTCTCGGACTTTATCAAGGTGTTAACAGATAAGAACCGCTTCCTTAAGGCTGTGG ttCCAGAAAAAGTGAGATGTTTAGATTTAGCTGGCAACCCAGGAATTCTGTTGTTTGAAATCCTATCAAAGCTTGTAGAGACTTCAGCCTTACCCAAAAAGGCTCTAAAGGAAATAGTGAG GTATTTCCGAAGAAAATTCCAAGAAACCACCTCAGGAATATTGTGGAGTCCCTACCCTGTGGGTTATGGCAAAAGGAGATTTAAGCCAGACGTCTGCACGCCTCTGAGCTCGAGCATGACTGCCTTTGCTAATGCTGCCCAGATTGCAATCACGAAAGAAAAGGACTTATTTAAATACCTCGAGGAGCTCAAGA gaTGCAATCCTCCTGCAGATAATCCATATGCAAAAGTACCCATCTTTCCACTGTTTCCGAATGAGGATGGGGTGGTAATGGGAAAGCCCTTCAAAGACATACAGAAATTAGAAATGCTAAGGAGAAAGGAGCCTCTGAATTTCTTTGAGaactattttttccataaaagagaTTGGAAAATACAG GCAGCAAAAGTAAAGCCTGTTGACTCTGCCTCAGGCTACCCAGCTGACATCCTCACCATTGCCCAAATACTCAAGAGAAAACAGAATTGGACAGTGACTGATGCAGCTGCTATTAAACCGCAT GTGAAGAGGGCTATAGATACTTATAACTTAGGAACCGCTCTTGAGCACCGGAAAGAAATGCTAAACCTCTGGCAGAAGATCCGCGGAGATTTGATTGGAATAGACACTAAAAATGAGTCCTTTTATGACACCTTTTCTACTTACACATGGTCCTGGAATGTTTGCCAAGAATTACTTTCCCCAAAGGACTTAAGGTTATATGATGCCTGCGTGAATAGAAATTCCTTCCACaattcttcattctcttcctcttcGGATATCAGTGAATGTGacacagaggcaggaagaaaaagaaaatggaaaggttTCAAAGGGTTTCAACAAtga
- the METTL2A gene encoding tRNA N(3)-cytidine methyltransferase METTL2A isoform X2, producing the protein MAGSFPEGSPTEDGRKRQQFGNRLLSDPARVFHCNAWDNVEWSEEQAAAAQRKVQENSTQRVCQEKQVDYEINANKYWNDFYKIHENRFFKDRHWLFTEFPELAPSQNQSHLMDLLSENKRSPVPGWKSSEDGPGFITEEQPQCSSNGLGHKAQTLPVEENVTQKLGHLEVRADEFPGSSATYRIFEVGCGVGNTVFPILQTNNDPRLFVYCCDFSSTAIQLVQTNSAYDPSRCFAFVHDLCDEDKSYPIPRDSLDIIVLIFVLSAVVPDKMQKAINRLSRLLKPGGMMLLRDYGRHDMAQLRFKKGQCLSENFYVRGDGTRVYFFTQGMKATLIFTLALPRCRIESSSVDFQK; encoded by the exons ATGGCAGGCTCTTTCCCTGAAGGCTCGCCCACGGAGGACGGCAGGAAAAGGCAGCAGTTCGGGAACCGCTTGCTGAGCGATCCGGCTCGTGTCTTCCACTGCAATGCCTG GGACAATGTGGAGTGGTCGGAAGAGCAGGCCGCGGCGGCGCAGAGGAAAGTCCAGGAGAACAGTACCCAGCGGGTGTGCCAGGAGAAGCAAG TTGATTACGAGATTAATGCCAATAAATATTGGAATGACTTCTACAAAATCCACGAAAACAGGTTTTTCAAGGACAGACATTGGCTTTTCACTGAGTTCCCAGAGCTGGCACCTAGTCAAAACCAAAGTCACTTGATGGATTTGCTCTCAGAGAACAAGAGGAGTCCAGTGCCTGGATGGAAGAGCAGTGAGGACGGACCTGGCTTCATCACAGAAGAACAGCCCCAGTGCTCTTCAAATGGCCTTGGGCATAAAGCACAGACTCTTCCTGTGGAAGAGAACGTAACTCAGAAACTCGGGCACCTGGAAGTTCGTGCTGATGAGTTTCCTGGATCCTCAGCCACCTACCGAATATTCGAG GTCGGTTGTGGTGTGGGAAACACAGTCTTTCCAATTTTACAAACCAACAA TGACCCAAGACTCTTTGTTTACTGTTGTGATTTTTCTTCCACAGCTATACAGCTGGTCCAG ACAAATTCAGCATATGATCCTTCTCGGTGTTTTGCCTTTGTTCACGATTTGTGTGATGAAGATAAGAGCTACCCAATTCCCAGGGATAGTCTCGATATCATCGTCCTCATATTTGTTCTTTCAGCCGTTGTTCCAGACAA GATGCAGAAGGCTATTAACAGACTGAGCAGGCTTCTGAAGCCTGGAGGGATGATGCTTCTGCGAGATTATGGCCGCCATGATATGGCTCAGCTTCGGtttaaaaaag GTCAGTGTCTCTCTGAAAATTTCTACGTGAGAGGCGATGGCACCAGAGTTTACTTCTTCACACAAGGTATGAAAGCAACGCTCATCTTTACGCTAGCACTGCCACGGTGCCGTATTGAAAGTTCCTCAGTGGACTTTCAGAA